One part of the Sorangiineae bacterium MSr11954 genome encodes these proteins:
- a CDS encoding TolC family protein, giving the protein MSRSLGAPPIVIVCLIALVFPLFAVEREARAAWPPLSEVVQRSRERALAVTEASGNVGVARAGILGARVSSLGNPSLQVIFDYGRGVTHDTQVQGQLALPIEVGGQRGKRIREAETFVDWRSLGRDEVRARVAGAAIAAYGDALVARSRMMLAERGESEAQSEAQYYAQRLVAGDVNLVDRSLADAELARWSQLRAEAGIHLLRARQELELLMGGHLDDPPAGVPVDVPELHVDTQQAFVGRVLNVSPLLRSLGKESLFWQAQRERAEAERSPPISVLVTGGRGDTGEVRYGAGLGWTFPILRRNQGEIAKASAEQGRVQGVREATQRAISVEADHAFEAYIKIRAGIEALDKVGIPAAQRVVDATQAAFLAGKVELVRTFIARRDLSAAQARRLDFISTAWHTYGDMVVLMGDLP; this is encoded by the coding sequence GTGTCTCGTTCTTTGGGTGCTCCCCCAATCGTCATCGTCTGTCTTATCGCTCTCGTTTTTCCGCTGTTCGCCGTCGAGCGGGAGGCTCGCGCCGCGTGGCCACCCCTGTCGGAGGTGGTCCAGCGATCGCGCGAACGTGCGCTCGCCGTCACCGAAGCTTCTGGAAACGTGGGTGTCGCGCGGGCGGGTATTTTGGGGGCGCGCGTCTCGTCCTTGGGCAACCCATCGCTCCAAGTCATCTTCGATTATGGGCGCGGGGTCACGCACGACACTCAAGTGCAGGGCCAGCTCGCGCTACCCATCGAGGTCGGCGGACAGCGCGGCAAGCGTATCCGCGAGGCCGAGACCTTCGTCGATTGGCGCTCGCTCGGCCGCGACGAGGTTCGCGCCCGGGTCGCCGGCGCGGCCATCGCCGCGTATGGCGATGCGCTGGTCGCGCGCTCGCGCATGATGCTCGCCGAACGAGGAGAGTCGGAGGCGCAGTCCGAGGCGCAGTATTACGCGCAGCGGCTGGTGGCGGGCGACGTGAACTTGGTCGATCGCAGCTTGGCCGACGCCGAGCTCGCGCGCTGGTCGCAGCTGCGCGCGGAGGCGGGCATTCATCTCCTTCGCGCGCGCCAGGAGCTCGAGCTGCTCATGGGCGGGCACCTGGACGATCCGCCGGCCGGCGTGCCGGTGGACGTCCCGGAGCTGCACGTCGATACGCAGCAGGCGTTCGTGGGCCGGGTGCTCAACGTCTCGCCGCTCCTGCGGTCGCTCGGCAAAGAGTCGCTCTTCTGGCAGGCGCAGCGCGAACGCGCCGAGGCCGAGCGCTCGCCGCCCATCAGCGTGCTCGTCACGGGAGGGCGCGGGGACACCGGCGAGGTCCGCTACGGCGCCGGCCTCGGTTGGACCTTCCCCATCCTGCGCCGCAATCAGGGCGAAATTGCAAAAGCCAGCGCCGAACAAGGGCGCGTGCAGGGGGTTCGTGAGGCCACCCAGCGCGCCATCTCCGTCGAGGCCGATCACGCGTTCGAGGCGTACATCAAAATACGCGCCGGTATCGAAGCGCTCGACAAAGTTGGAATCCCCGCCGCGCAGCGCGTCGTGGACGCTACCCAAGCTGCATTTTTAGCTGGAAAGGTCGAGCTCGTGCGTACATTCATTGCCCGTCGTGATCTCTCCGCCGCCCAAGCGCGACGGCTTGATTTCATATCCACCGCTTGGCACACGTACGGCGACATGGTCGTGCTCATGGGGGATTTGCCATGA
- a CDS encoding CusA/CzcA family heavy metal efflux RND transporter, which translates to MKALIAWAASNPLLVGLLTVMGIVAGGVAFTHMPIDAVPDVTNIQVQVVTRVPALSATEVETQITQPLERTMAGLPGLKEMRSITKLGISILTLVFRDDVDVYFARALVNERLSSIRAVIPEDIGRPELGPIATGLGEIYMFELKTEREDARAEEELRTIVEWQIGPRLRQVRGVIDVVGFGGSVKQYQVTLDPARLAAHGVSIEDVRKALERDNALAGGGYIEHAGEQIVLRGDARFRGLEDIASSVIRSDEHNVAIRVGMVGTVDTGPALRQGAMTRDGRGEVVGASVWMLKGENSREVVQRVKEALEEIKPRLPHGVYIDPYYDRAEFIDRVLKTVMSNLAEGATLVVVCLLLTLGSIRAGLLVAGAIPFAMLMAFIGLTAMGLGGNVMSLGSVDFGIVVEGAVVVVEHVMTHLGSPADRVRRRHAMLHSMQEVARPVVFSVIIVTLVFLPLVTLEDVEGKMFRPVVYSLVFMLLGALFYALVIVPAVAPALFKSVPEPKEPWLARQLAKVYSPAVEFAVHRPLITIGATFALAVVMLGFGSTLGAEFLPKIFEGSFAIDARRPPSVSLSQAIDLGEETERALTDIPEVKTIVNRIGRPEGAVDPAGPESSDVFVILKPQKEWRHGVKPDDLVEEMSKRLNARVPATIHAFSQPIEMRVNDLIAGVKSDLAIKVFGYDLDEMRKLADEIRRTVAQVPGAADVKMEIPTGLPSIKVKLARDRAARLGVPPRSVLDAVTMTRAGENIAEVREGERVFDLNLRIGGDKIQNEYDLARLPVYTERGSLVPMSLVADIEQESTVVQISREQMKRRLVVESNIRGRDLVGFVNEAQAKVAQLKIPHGIELTWGGQFQNFNRAKTRLSLLVPVALGVIALMLVMAFKSVKYMLVTVLNLPFAIAGGAISLVGRGLPFSIPAGVGFIALSGVSVMTGVVMTTNLIAQSHDLPPEERVKNAAMASLRPIASTALVAAIGFVPMAIATGPGAEVQRPLATVVIGGLIAAAVLSLPALPAMLLWVVRREKAGPAADPDHEHAALD; encoded by the coding sequence ATGAAAGCACTCATCGCATGGGCAGCGTCCAACCCGCTGCTCGTCGGGCTCCTCACGGTCATGGGCATCGTCGCGGGCGGCGTCGCCTTCACGCACATGCCCATCGACGCCGTGCCCGACGTGACGAACATTCAGGTGCAGGTGGTCACGCGCGTCCCCGCCCTCTCGGCCACCGAGGTGGAGACGCAAATCACGCAGCCGCTCGAGCGCACGATGGCCGGCTTGCCGGGGCTCAAGGAGATGCGAAGCATCACCAAGCTCGGCATCAGCATCCTGACGCTCGTCTTTCGCGACGACGTCGACGTGTACTTCGCCCGGGCCTTGGTCAACGAGCGGCTCAGCTCGATCCGCGCGGTGATCCCAGAGGACATCGGCCGCCCGGAGCTCGGGCCCATCGCCACCGGCCTGGGCGAGATTTACATGTTCGAGCTCAAGACCGAGCGCGAAGATGCGCGCGCCGAAGAAGAGCTGCGCACCATCGTCGAGTGGCAGATCGGCCCCCGGCTCCGCCAGGTCCGAGGCGTCATCGACGTGGTCGGCTTCGGCGGCTCGGTGAAGCAGTACCAAGTGACCCTCGATCCCGCGCGCCTCGCGGCGCACGGCGTATCGATCGAGGACGTGCGCAAGGCGCTGGAGCGCGACAACGCGCTCGCCGGCGGCGGCTACATCGAGCACGCGGGCGAGCAAATCGTGCTCCGCGGCGATGCGCGCTTCCGGGGGCTCGAAGACATCGCCTCCAGCGTCATCCGCTCCGACGAGCACAACGTGGCCATCCGGGTCGGCATGGTGGGAACGGTGGACACCGGCCCCGCCCTGCGCCAAGGCGCCATGACCCGCGACGGCCGCGGCGAGGTCGTCGGCGCCAGCGTGTGGATGCTCAAAGGCGAGAACAGCCGCGAGGTCGTCCAGCGCGTGAAGGAGGCGCTGGAGGAGATCAAGCCGCGCCTGCCCCACGGGGTCTACATCGATCCGTACTACGACCGCGCGGAGTTCATCGACCGCGTGCTCAAGACGGTCATGTCGAACTTGGCCGAGGGCGCCACCTTGGTCGTGGTCTGTCTGCTCCTGACCCTGGGCAGCATCCGCGCGGGGCTCTTGGTGGCCGGCGCCATCCCGTTCGCCATGTTGATGGCCTTCATCGGCCTCACCGCCATGGGCCTGGGCGGCAACGTCATGTCGCTCGGCTCCGTCGACTTCGGCATCGTCGTCGAGGGCGCGGTGGTCGTGGTCGAGCACGTGATGACCCACCTGGGCTCCCCCGCCGATCGCGTGCGCAGACGGCACGCGATGCTCCACTCGATGCAAGAGGTGGCGCGCCCGGTGGTGTTCAGCGTCATCATCGTCACCCTGGTCTTTCTCCCGCTGGTGACCCTGGAGGACGTGGAGGGCAAAATGTTCCGCCCCGTCGTCTACTCGCTGGTGTTCATGCTCCTGGGCGCGCTCTTCTATGCGCTCGTCATCGTGCCGGCCGTCGCCCCTGCCCTCTTCAAGAGCGTGCCGGAGCCGAAGGAGCCGTGGCTCGCGCGGCAGCTCGCCAAGGTCTACTCGCCCGCCGTGGAGTTCGCCGTGCACCGGCCGCTCATCACCATCGGCGCGACGTTCGCGCTGGCCGTGGTGATGCTCGGCTTCGGCAGCACCTTGGGCGCGGAGTTCTTGCCGAAGATCTTCGAGGGCTCCTTCGCCATCGACGCGCGCAGGCCGCCGAGCGTATCGCTGTCGCAGGCGATCGACCTCGGCGAGGAGACGGAGCGGGCCCTCACCGACATTCCGGAGGTGAAGACCATCGTCAACCGCATCGGCCGGCCGGAGGGCGCCGTCGATCCCGCCGGTCCGGAGTCGAGCGACGTCTTCGTCATCCTCAAGCCGCAAAAGGAGTGGCGCCACGGCGTGAAGCCGGACGATCTCGTCGAAGAGATGTCCAAGCGGCTCAACGCCCGCGTGCCCGCCACCATTCACGCCTTCAGCCAGCCGATTGAAATGCGCGTGAACGACCTCATCGCCGGCGTCAAGAGCGACTTGGCCATCAAGGTGTTCGGCTACGACCTGGACGAGATGCGAAAGCTGGCGGACGAAATCCGCCGCACCGTCGCGCAAGTCCCGGGCGCCGCCGACGTCAAGATGGAGATCCCGACCGGGCTCCCCTCCATCAAGGTCAAGCTCGCGCGCGATCGCGCCGCGCGCCTCGGGGTGCCACCGCGCTCCGTGCTCGACGCGGTGACCATGACGCGCGCCGGCGAAAACATCGCCGAGGTGCGCGAGGGCGAGCGCGTGTTCGATTTGAACCTGCGCATCGGCGGCGACAAGATCCAAAACGAGTACGATCTGGCGCGCCTGCCCGTCTACACGGAGCGCGGCTCGCTGGTGCCCATGTCGCTGGTCGCCGACATCGAGCAAGAGTCGACCGTCGTCCAAATCAGCCGCGAGCAGATGAAGCGCCGTTTGGTGGTCGAGTCGAACATCCGCGGACGCGATCTGGTCGGCTTCGTGAACGAGGCGCAGGCCAAGGTGGCGCAGCTCAAGATCCCGCACGGGATCGAGCTCACCTGGGGCGGTCAGTTCCAGAACTTCAACCGCGCCAAGACGCGCCTTTCGCTGCTGGTGCCGGTGGCGCTCGGGGTCATCGCGCTGATGCTCGTCATGGCCTTCAAGTCGGTGAAGTACATGCTGGTCACCGTCTTGAACCTCCCGTTCGCCATCGCGGGCGGCGCCATCTCGCTGGTGGGGCGCGGTCTTCCGTTCAGCATCCCGGCGGGTGTCGGCTTCATCGCGCTCTCCGGCGTGTCCGTCATGACCGGCGTGGTGATGACCACCAACCTGATCGCGCAGTCGCACGACCTGCCCCCCGAGGAGCGGGTGAAGAACGCCGCCATGGCCTCCCTGCGCCCCATCGCCAGCACCGCGCTGGTCGCGGCCATCGGCTTCGTCCCCATGGCCATCGCGACCGGTCCCGGCGCCGAGGTGCAGCGCCCCCTGGCCACCGTCGTCATCGGAGGTCTGATCGCCGCCGCCGTCCTCTCGCTCCCCGCGCTGCCCGCCATGCTTCTCTGGGTGGTGCGCCGCGAGAAGGCTGGCCCGGCCGCCGACCCGGATCACGAGCACGCCGCGCTGGATTGA
- a CDS encoding AMP-binding protein yields the protein MPMLRLHDLNELRERLVDVPGRIRVMATVANRTGLMWQLHASGVRTFVETLTGGAPNPSHLYRLHAANTPKRIALRWREQSLTFAEVEERLSRVAGSLLRRGLSRGSSMILMLKNRPEFVEAQNAATRLRAAAVSISWRSTAAELVYLATHSGAKFIFFNLELWPVVEEASRSLPGLPRSQFVAVGASAGEVPAGVTRYEDLLDAAPLDDSSVPVAGDDAAVVVYTSGTTGKPKGAVRKFPKDAFPAALRFIAQTPMRADDVHLVACPLYHSTAFAFLTLSQILGATAVLMDEFKPEWFLRDVERWGVTTTAVVPTMMHRVLALEPELLARYRTRTLRAIIVGGAPLPPLLGIRVMDHFGDILFNFYGATETGLVTLANPQDLRAAPGTIGRPVPGNEIKLLDDAGIEVARGEVGELYVKNKLLVAGYHKDEEATSASMREGFFSVGDLARKDRDGRYFIEGRKRDMIISGGVNVYPAEVESTLEAHPDVSEVAVVGVEDPEWGERVRAFIVRKPGTQLDDALLKTWSRERLAGPKVPRDFVFVDALPRNATGKVIKRDLRLWHA from the coding sequence ATGCCGATGCTTCGTCTTCACGACCTGAACGAGTTGCGAGAACGCCTGGTCGATGTTCCCGGCCGAATCCGGGTGATGGCGACGGTGGCCAATCGGACCGGTTTGATGTGGCAGCTGCATGCCTCCGGTGTACGCACGTTCGTGGAAACGCTTACCGGAGGGGCTCCCAACCCGTCCCACCTCTATCGGCTCCACGCGGCCAACACGCCAAAGCGGATCGCCCTGCGCTGGCGGGAGCAGTCGCTTACCTTCGCCGAGGTCGAAGAGCGCCTGTCGCGGGTGGCCGGCTCGCTCCTGCGCCGCGGTCTTTCGCGCGGATCGAGCATGATCCTGATGCTGAAAAACCGCCCCGAGTTCGTGGAGGCGCAGAACGCGGCCACGCGCCTGCGTGCGGCGGCCGTGAGCATTTCATGGCGATCCACCGCGGCGGAGCTGGTCTACCTGGCCACGCACTCGGGGGCGAAGTTCATCTTCTTCAACCTGGAGCTCTGGCCGGTGGTGGAGGAGGCGAGCCGGTCGCTTCCGGGGCTGCCGCGTTCGCAGTTCGTGGCCGTGGGGGCGAGCGCGGGCGAGGTGCCGGCCGGGGTCACCCGCTACGAGGACTTGCTGGATGCAGCCCCGCTGGATGATTCTAGTGTGCCCGTCGCCGGCGATGACGCGGCGGTGGTGGTCTACACGTCGGGGACCACGGGCAAGCCCAAAGGCGCCGTGCGCAAGTTCCCCAAAGACGCGTTTCCCGCGGCCCTTCGCTTCATCGCGCAGACCCCCATGCGCGCCGACGACGTTCATCTGGTGGCCTGTCCTCTGTACCACTCGACGGCGTTTGCCTTTCTGACCCTGAGTCAGATCCTCGGGGCCACCGCGGTGCTCATGGACGAGTTCAAGCCCGAGTGGTTCCTGCGCGACGTGGAGCGCTGGGGCGTGACGACCACCGCGGTGGTGCCCACGATGATGCACCGCGTCTTGGCGTTGGAGCCCGAGCTTCTCGCGCGTTATCGAACGCGCACCCTTCGCGCCATCATCGTGGGCGGCGCGCCGCTTCCTCCGCTGCTCGGCATTCGGGTGATGGACCACTTCGGCGATATTCTCTTCAACTTTTACGGTGCAACCGAAACGGGGCTGGTGACCTTGGCCAACCCGCAAGACCTCCGCGCGGCGCCGGGTACCATCGGCCGGCCCGTCCCCGGCAACGAGATCAAGCTGCTCGACGATGCCGGGATCGAGGTGGCGCGCGGGGAAGTGGGGGAGCTCTACGTGAAGAACAAGCTCCTGGTGGCGGGCTACCACAAAGACGAGGAGGCCACGTCGGCCAGCATGCGCGAGGGCTTCTTCAGCGTGGGCGATCTGGCGCGAAAAGATCGGGATGGCCGCTATTTCATCGAGGGGCGCAAGCGCGACATGATCATTTCCGGCGGCGTGAACGTCTATCCCGCCGAGGTGGAATCGACATTGGAGGCACACCCCGATGTGTCCGAAGTCGCCGTCGTGGGGGTCGAGGATCCGGAGTGGGGGGAGCGGGTGCGCGCGTTCATCGTGCGCAAGCCGGGGACTCAACTGGATGACGCGCTCTTGAAGACGTGGAGCCGCGAGCGTCTTGCCGGGCCCAAGGTGCCGCGCGACTTCGTATTCGTGGACGCGCTGCCCCGCAATGCCACTGGCAAGGTCATCAAGCGTGACCTTCGCCTTTGGCACGCGTAA
- a CDS encoding serine/threonine protein kinase, with the protein MGEVFHAIHLASGMHVAVKVVSRAMIGDLLMARLEREAAAVSRIQSEYIPRLLDVDGTDQGELFLVMELLRGESLSERMKRAGGALSWDEVHAMGDNVLRALIDAHAAGVVHRDLKPGNIFIEHLPDGAQRAKVLDFGVCKVDVQDAEKLTITGESVGTIAYMAPEQIRGASRVDERADLYSFAMVVFEALAGRLAYDAVGQMALLASKLERPARSLNSVTQVPIPLALDALIASCLARRPADRIGSAVALLQAWRALGPPIQPAVSLGSLPLPVESQRDLEEPTAGALSRTHVTDVTTVTEVPRAPGRLAHASTRSSLVIAAATVLLGAAAVVTVVTRHARIGDAGDDAVHGAAAEVVEGARPPVEAPAASAGSPSSVSPVVAPVMMDVRASGGEGGGGAVGGGNGGDASRPRARSVTKRVAPGGPSSAGAAPTWIEKPKY; encoded by the coding sequence ATGGGCGAGGTGTTCCATGCGATCCACCTCGCCTCGGGCATGCACGTCGCCGTGAAGGTCGTGAGCCGGGCGATGATCGGGGATTTGCTGATGGCGCGGCTGGAACGCGAGGCCGCCGCGGTCAGCCGGATCCAGAGCGAGTACATTCCGCGGTTGCTGGACGTCGACGGGACCGACCAGGGCGAGCTTTTCCTGGTGATGGAGCTGCTTCGTGGTGAGTCGCTCTCGGAGCGCATGAAGCGCGCGGGCGGAGCGCTCTCATGGGACGAAGTGCACGCCATGGGCGACAATGTGCTGCGGGCGCTCATCGATGCGCACGCGGCCGGGGTGGTGCACCGGGATCTGAAGCCGGGAAACATCTTCATCGAGCACCTCCCCGACGGCGCGCAGCGCGCCAAGGTGCTCGACTTCGGCGTGTGCAAAGTGGACGTGCAAGACGCCGAGAAGCTGACCATCACCGGCGAGTCGGTGGGCACGATCGCATACATGGCGCCGGAGCAGATTCGCGGTGCCTCGCGGGTCGATGAGCGGGCCGATCTGTACTCCTTCGCCATGGTGGTCTTCGAAGCGCTCGCGGGCCGGCTGGCCTACGACGCCGTGGGTCAAATGGCGTTGCTGGCCAGCAAGCTGGAACGCCCCGCGCGAAGCTTGAACAGCGTGACCCAGGTGCCCATCCCCTTGGCGCTCGACGCGCTCATCGCCAGCTGTCTGGCGCGCCGCCCTGCCGATCGGATCGGTTCGGCGGTGGCGCTGCTTCAAGCGTGGCGCGCGCTGGGGCCGCCGATTCAGCCGGCGGTATCGCTGGGGTCCTTGCCGTTGCCGGTCGAGTCGCAGCGGGATCTGGAGGAGCCTACGGCGGGCGCGCTGAGCCGGACCCATGTGACCGATGTGACGACCGTGACCGAGGTGCCGCGGGCGCCAGGGCGCCTGGCGCATGCGAGCACGCGCTCGTCGCTGGTGATCGCGGCGGCCACGGTGCTCCTCGGCGCGGCCGCGGTGGTGACGGTGGTGACGCGGCACGCGCGCATCGGGGATGCGGGGGACGATGCGGTCCATGGCGCCGCGGCGGAGGTCGTGGAGGGCGCGCGGCCGCCGGTGGAAGCGCCTGCGGCGTCGGCGGGGTCGCCGTCGTCCGTTTCGCCGGTGGTGGCGCCGGTGATGATGGACGTGCGCGCGTCCGGTGGTGAGGGTGGTGGGGGTGCCGTGGGCGGCGGCAATGGCGGTGATGCTTCGCGGCCGCGGGCTCGGTCGGTCACCAAGCGGGTGGCGCCGGGTGGGCCGTCTTCGGCGGGGGCAGCGCCCACGTGGATCGAGAAGCCGAAATACTGA
- a CDS encoding efflux RND transporter periplasmic adaptor subunit, which produces MTVAVAGMTTGMVAGCNKSAASEKTQTTAATAPQGPRTVKLEVESLKRLGVRVEPAGAGAHSSTLRVPGTLDYNYDHYAEIGVPLEGRVATVSVRAGDPVKKGKVLGTVVIPSIASAQAEFLSAQAAATAAAKNRTREAELLQRQLTTAREAEVARSEADQAQANLAAAEARLHALRVGVPQNENVVATAGTLALTSPIDGVVVSRKVNLGAFIQPADKAFIVADLSELWATLDVHESDVSYLKMGAEVELQIDAHPGQVFKGKITLLDPQVGGLTRAVRARVSVPNPDGQLKPGLFLRAQIKLPADTAAGRMLVAGGAVQPLGEEDVVFVEREPGTFEIRPVKVGRRTIDLVEVLEGVTSGERIAVEGAFLLRGEASKQ; this is translated from the coding sequence GTGACCGTCGCGGTCGCCGGCATGACGACCGGTATGGTTGCAGGTTGCAACAAATCGGCCGCCAGCGAGAAGACGCAGACCACGGCCGCGACCGCGCCGCAAGGCCCGCGCACCGTCAAGCTGGAGGTCGAGTCGCTCAAGCGCTTGGGCGTTCGCGTGGAGCCCGCGGGCGCGGGAGCGCACAGCAGCACCCTGCGCGTGCCGGGCACGCTCGACTACAACTACGATCACTACGCGGAGATCGGCGTGCCGCTGGAGGGCCGCGTGGCCACCGTCAGCGTGCGCGCGGGCGATCCCGTGAAGAAGGGCAAGGTGCTCGGCACGGTGGTGATCCCCTCGATCGCGTCGGCCCAAGCAGAGTTCTTGTCGGCGCAAGCCGCGGCCACCGCCGCCGCCAAGAACCGCACGCGCGAGGCGGAGCTCTTGCAGCGCCAGTTGACCACCGCGCGCGAGGCGGAGGTCGCGCGCAGCGAGGCCGACCAAGCGCAGGCCAACCTCGCCGCCGCCGAAGCGCGGCTCCATGCCCTTCGCGTGGGCGTGCCGCAAAATGAGAACGTGGTGGCCACCGCGGGCACCTTGGCGCTCACCTCGCCCATCGACGGCGTGGTCGTATCGCGCAAGGTCAACCTGGGCGCGTTCATCCAGCCCGCGGACAAGGCCTTCATCGTCGCCGACTTGAGCGAGCTCTGGGCCACCTTGGACGTGCACGAGTCCGACGTCTCGTACCTCAAGATGGGCGCCGAGGTGGAGCTGCAGATCGACGCGCACCCGGGGCAGGTCTTCAAAGGCAAGATCACCTTGCTCGATCCGCAGGTCGGAGGGCTCACCCGCGCGGTGCGCGCGCGCGTGTCCGTCCCCAACCCCGATGGTCAATTGAAGCCGGGCCTCTTCTTGCGCGCGCAAATCAAGCTGCCGGCCGACACCGCCGCCGGCCGCATGCTGGTCGCGGGCGGCGCGGTGCAGCCGCTCGGCGAAGAGGACGTGGTCTTCGTGGAACGCGAGCCGGGGACCTTCGAGATCCGGCCCGTCAAAGTGGGCAGGCGCACGATCGACCTGGTGGAGGTCCTGGAGGGGGTCACGTCGGGAGAGCGCATCGCCGTCGAGGGGGCGTTCTTGCTCCGCGGCGAGGCATCGAAACAATGA
- a CDS encoding TIGR02266 family protein — MESNAPGPILGSASDDGVDDLSAELPFSLEKRTTERSTITLRVDYKRLNTFFADYTKNISKGGTFIRTAKPLDVGTKFVFVLSFPSREGQLRLKGEVMWTVTDDRATEDQPPGMGIRFLFNDDDEREKVAVFVEKLMAEALGEHISSRLLKRPLPAR; from the coding sequence ATGGAAAGCAATGCGCCGGGACCGATCCTCGGTTCCGCGAGCGACGATGGAGTGGACGACCTTTCCGCCGAGCTTCCCTTCTCCTTGGAGAAGCGAACGACCGAGCGCTCCACCATCACACTGCGTGTAGACTACAAGCGGCTGAATACCTTCTTCGCCGACTACACGAAAAACATCTCCAAGGGCGGCACGTTCATCCGCACGGCCAAGCCGCTGGACGTAGGAACCAAGTTCGTTTTCGTCTTGTCGTTTCCGTCGCGCGAGGGCCAGCTAAGGCTCAAGGGCGAAGTGATGTGGACGGTGACGGACGATCGCGCGACCGAGGATCAACCGCCAGGAATGGGCATTCGCTTTCTCTTCAACGACGACGACGAGCGCGAGAAGGTCGCGGTCTTCGTGGAGAAGCTCATGGCGGAGGCGCTGGGCGAGCACATCTCGTCGCGTTTGCTGAAGCGCCCGCTCCCTGCGCGTTGA
- a CDS encoding HAMP domain-containing histidine kinase, whose protein sequence is MANEGRNRTDPGEGRRRTDPGSRSRPDPGESLPPQRPPSTSRPSLSLQTSRALRDRADRVVDRVTEQAGRTGRSRRRYFAEQGSKLAGRLLPTAAAIGALTGVVTILDLFAREPPALATVAGAGVAMGLGVCALLVPSMHRRGVDALLAVSIAASCITMLGWGLIARATGGPESPYLMIIALVGFAIAATVPLPPWIAVVNASASYVGLWVATGSAPLHAHVTLVMSGIGGVVLARSRHHVSLATFRRIERLSAAVSRMRRVQEQLVVVEKLEALRVLVGGMAHELNNALAVSVASNQQAAKTLAASPSENASHVAQVSQVSQVSAAPTEAALAAIQRSDGGLARIRRTVDRLRRFAMSSEGILEPADVAAMLDFALESAIGRARSGVVVLRHYDPSVGAIECHVAALAEALFQIARNAVESMPGGGTIQASVRSEGDRVVLSVSDEGHGIPPDELAHVFDPFYSRGPRRTAKSGLGLSAVYGLVSALGGNVEIQSDVGKGTEVAIVLPRRRRT, encoded by the coding sequence ATGGCGAACGAGGGGCGCAACCGTACCGATCCGGGGGAAGGGCGCCGTCGCACCGATCCGGGGAGTCGCAGCCGCCCCGATCCGGGGGAGTCGCTCCCGCCGCAGCGACCGCCGTCCACGTCCAGGCCGAGCCTCTCGCTGCAGACGTCGCGGGCGCTGCGCGATCGCGCGGATCGCGTGGTCGATCGGGTGACGGAGCAAGCGGGGAGGACCGGTCGCTCCCGCCGTCGTTACTTCGCCGAGCAGGGCTCGAAGCTCGCGGGCCGCCTCCTTCCCACGGCGGCCGCCATCGGCGCGCTCACCGGCGTCGTCACCATCCTCGACCTCTTCGCGCGCGAGCCGCCGGCGCTCGCCACCGTCGCGGGCGCGGGGGTGGCCATGGGCCTCGGCGTATGTGCGCTGCTGGTGCCATCGATGCACCGTCGCGGGGTGGACGCGCTGCTGGCGGTGTCGATCGCGGCCTCGTGCATCACCATGCTCGGCTGGGGGCTCATCGCGCGCGCCACCGGCGGGCCCGAGAGCCCATACTTGATGATCATCGCGCTGGTGGGCTTTGCCATCGCCGCCACCGTTCCGCTCCCGCCGTGGATTGCCGTGGTCAACGCGTCGGCCTCGTACGTCGGGCTCTGGGTGGCCACCGGGAGCGCGCCGCTCCACGCGCACGTCACCCTGGTGATGAGCGGCATCGGCGGCGTGGTGCTCGCGCGCTCCCGCCATCACGTGAGCCTCGCGACCTTTCGCCGCATCGAGCGCCTCAGCGCGGCCGTCTCGCGCATGCGCCGGGTGCAAGAGCAGCTGGTGGTGGTCGAAAAGCTCGAGGCGCTGCGCGTCCTGGTCGGCGGCATGGCGCACGAGTTGAACAACGCGCTGGCCGTCAGCGTCGCCTCGAACCAACAAGCCGCAAAGACCTTGGCCGCTTCGCCCTCCGAGAACGCCTCGCATGTTGCCCAGGTCTCTCAGGTCTCGCAGGTCTCCGCCGCCCCGACCGAGGCCGCCCTCGCCGCGATCCAACGAAGCGACGGCGGCCTCGCGCGCATCCGCCGCACCGTCGATCGCCTGCGCCGCTTCGCCATGTCCTCCGAGGGCATCCTCGAACCGGCGGACGTCGCCGCCATGCTCGACTTCGCGCTGGAGAGCGCCATCGGGCGCGCGCGCTCGGGCGTGGTCGTGCTCCGCCACTACGACCCCTCCGTCGGCGCCATCGAATGCCACGTGGCGGCCCTCGCCGAGGCGCTCTTTCAAATCGCCCGCAACGCCGTCGAGTCGATGCCCGGCGGTGGCACCATTCAAGCGAGCGTCCGCAGCGAAGGCGATCGCGTCGTCCTCTCCGTCAGCGACGAGGGCCACGGCATCCCGCCCGACGAGCTGGCCCACGTCTTCGACCCCTTCTACTCCCGCGGCCCCCGCCGCACCGCCAAGAGCGGCCTTGGGCTCAGCGCCGTCTATGGCTTGGTGAGCGCCCTCGGCGGCAACGTGGAAATCCAGAGCGACGTGGGCAAAGGGACGGAGGTCGCCATCGTCTTGCCGCGCCGGAGGCGAACGTAG